A single region of the Mycobacteriales bacterium genome encodes:
- a CDS encoding NADH-quinone oxidoreductase subunit B family protein, with translation MGLEEKLPSGVLLTTVEKVVNYTRKASMWPMTFGLACCAIEMMTVGGSRFDIARFGMERFSATPRQADLMIVAGRVSQKMAPVLRQLYDQMPEPKWVLSMGVCASSGGMFNNYAIVQGVDHVVPVDMYLPGCPPRPEMLLDAILKLHDKIMHEPLGPRRKAELAAAGPVHPRPGTTPSSIAYGKRNILGLPGKADK, from the coding sequence ATGGGACTCGAGGAAAAGCTGCCTAGCGGCGTACTGCTCACCACCGTCGAGAAGGTGGTCAACTACACCCGCAAGGCGTCGATGTGGCCGATGACGTTCGGCCTGGCCTGCTGTGCCATCGAGATGATGACGGTCGGCGGGTCCCGCTTCGACATCGCGCGCTTCGGCATGGAGCGCTTCAGCGCCACCCCGCGCCAGGCCGACCTGATGATCGTCGCCGGCCGGGTCAGCCAGAAGATGGCGCCGGTGCTCCGCCAGCTCTACGACCAGATGCCCGAGCCGAAGTGGGTGCTCTCGATGGGCGTCTGCGCCTCCTCGGGCGGCATGTTCAACAACTACGCGATCGTGCAGGGCGTCGACCACGTCGTCCCGGTCGACATGTACCTCCCCGGCTGCCCGCCGCGACCGGAGATGCTGCTCGACGCGATCCTCAAGCTGCACGACAAGATCATGCACGAGCCGCTAGGCCCCCGCCGCAAGGCCGAGCTGGCCGCCGCGGGTCCGGTGCACCCGCGGCCGGGCACGACCCCGTCGTCGATTGCCTACGGCAAGCGCAACATCCTGGGTCTGCCGGGGAAGGCCGACAAGTGA
- a CDS encoding NADH-quinone oxidoreductase subunit C, with protein sequence MQEYADTSGTPVPGRPRRGMFGVDGSGDTSGYGGLVRKEVVPGRTERPYGGYFDEVADSLEQAYPRFPEAIRGVVIDRGEITFHIAKDRIAEVCQTLRDDPGLRFELCSSVSGVDYEDQVDRLHVTYHLTSMTYRRRIRLEIATSVEDPHVPSVTAVYPTADWQERETYDMFGVIFDGHPALTRILMPDDWEGHPQRKDYPLGGVPVEYKGAEIPPPDERRAYR encoded by the coding sequence ATCCAGGAATACGCCGACACCTCGGGTACGCCGGTGCCCGGCCGCCCGCGCCGGGGCATGTTCGGCGTCGACGGCTCCGGGGACACCAGCGGTTACGGCGGCCTGGTCCGCAAGGAGGTCGTGCCGGGCCGCACCGAGCGCCCGTACGGCGGCTACTTCGACGAGGTCGCCGACTCCCTCGAGCAGGCCTACCCACGGTTTCCGGAGGCGATCCGCGGGGTCGTCATCGACCGCGGGGAGATCACCTTCCACATCGCCAAGGACCGCATCGCCGAGGTCTGCCAGACCCTGCGCGACGACCCCGGCCTGCGCTTCGAGCTGTGCTCGAGCGTGTCCGGAGTGGACTACGAGGACCAGGTCGACCGGCTGCACGTGACCTATCACCTGACGTCCATGACCTACCGCCGGCGGATCCGGCTCGAGATCGCGACGTCGGTGGAGGACCCGCACGTGCCGAGCGTGACCGCGGTCTACCCGACCGCCGACTGGCAGGAGCGGGAGACCTACGACATGTTCGGCGTGATCTTCGACGGTCACCCGGCGCTGACCCGGATCCTGATGCCCGACGACTGGGAAGGGCATCCGCAGCGCAAGGACTACCCCCTCGGCGGTGTGCCGGTGGAATACAAGGGCGCCGAGATCCCGCCGCCGGACGAACGGAGGGCCTACCGATGA